A DNA window from Drosophila pseudoobscura strain MV-25-SWS-2005 chromosome 2, UCI_Dpse_MV25, whole genome shotgun sequence contains the following coding sequences:
- the osa gene encoding trithorax group protein osa isoform X3 codes for MNEKIKSPSTQGGAGAGTPAAAPPSASGSAAAAAAAAASSGAGGASVGANSASTPPTSGPPTPNNNGSDPIIQQNVGVPHPYGAPPPPGSAPGAPPDPAAVMHYHHLHQQQQQQQQQQQQHPPPPPHMQHHGGPAPPPGAPEHAPGVKDEYGAAVAHLPPPHAHPAYARYHSGDPNMDPYRYGQPPPGGKLPQPHQQQQQPQQQQQQPPGAGGSPNRPPQQQQQRYIPGQPPQGPTPTLNSLLQSSNPPPPPQHRYANSYDPQQAASAAAAAAAAAQQQQQAGGPPPPPPGHGPPPPQHQPSPYGAQQGGWAPPPRPYSPQLGPSQQYRTPPPTNTSRGQSPYPPAHGQNSGSYPSSPQQQQAQAQQQQAGQQPGSAGPGGPPPGAAQQQPQQNTPPTSQYSPYPQRYPTPPGLPAAGPNHRTAYSTHQYPEPNRPWPGGSSPSPGPGHPLPPASPHHVPQPLQQQQQPPPPHAAAGGPPPSSPGHAPSPSPQPSQASPSPHQELIGQNSNDSSSGGAHSGMGSGPPGTPNPQQVMRPTPSPTGSSGSRSMSPAVAQNHPISRPASNQSSSGGPMQQPPVGAGPPPMPPHPGLPGGPPPQQQSQQQQQASNSASSASNSPQQTPPPGPPPSQGMNNMGTPPPPPQGASGGGYPMPPHMHGGYKMGGPGQSPGAQGYPPQQPQQYPPGNYPPRPQYPPGAYATGPPPPPTSQGAGGANSMPTGAQGGGYPGRSMPNHSGGSPHGQYPPYQWVPPSPQQQAGAPPGGTMVGNHVQGKGTPPPPVVGPPPPQGSGSPRPLNYLKQHLQHKGGYGGSPTPQQGVPQGYGNGPTGMHPGMPMGPPHHMGPPHGPTNMGPPTSTPPQSMLGGQGQPPGGPDSGGPEHISQDNGISSSGPTGASGLHPVTAVVTTGPDGTPMDEVSQQSTLSNASAASGEDPQCTTPKSRKNDPYSQSHLAPPSTSPHPVVMHPGGGGPGEEFDMSSPPNWPRPAGSPQVFNSHVPVQQEPFRSTTKKSDSLCKLYEMDDNPDRRGWLDKLRSFMEERRTPITACPTISKQPLDLYRLYIYVKERGGFVEVTKSKTWKDIAGLLGIGASSSAAYTLRKHYTKNLLTFECHFDRGDIDPLPIIQQVEAGSKKKTVKAASVPSPGGGHLDAGTTNSTGSSNSQDSFPAPPGAAPNAAIDGYAGYPVGGSPYPVGASGPQPDYAAAGQMQRPPSQNNPQTPHPGAAVAVAAVGDNISVSNPFEDPIAGAGPGSGPGPGPGPGASAGGAAVAAVAGGALPPPPPHSPHATQQSAAQQQQQQQQHPQHPGLAGPPTQQQQQQQSQSQPPQPPGAPPAGAPQQQQQHGPGPGPGPVPPSPQHLPQQQQHVRPAAGAPYPQGGSAYPTPVSRTPGSPYPSQPGAYGQYGASDQYNATGPPGQPFGQGQGQYPPQNRNMYPPYGPEGEAPPAGANQYGPYGSRPYSQPPPGGPQPPAQAVAGGPPTSGSPVAPPTGGYAPGTPTQQDYYRPPPDQSPQPRRHPDFIKDPQPYPGYNARPQIYGAWQGGAQQYRPQYPTSPAPQSWGSAPPRGAAPPPGAPHGPPIQQPAGVAQWEQHRYPPQQAPPPPPQQQQQQQQQPPYQQVAPPGQQQPQAPPQWAQMNASQPTQPGIAPPGSPLRPPSGPASQQQRMPGMPGMPPQQQAPGSQQPPQQPPHGGGIPSPGMPQVPGGMVKPPYAMPPPPSQTVGQPVGQPAPGVGMIPQKQPPIVGPGMPQTLQQPPPHQQHPHPHSHQQHPQHPQHPQHPQHQHQLPPNQQQQPGGYAPQVPVGGPGAQLVKKELIFPHDSVESTTPVLYRRKRLTKSDVCPVDPWRIFMAMRSGLLTECTWALDVLNVLLFDDSTVQFFGISNLPGLLTLLLEHFQKNLAEMFDERCEEPLDEAEDDADSGTVMCSGGLERRVRGGRQTRCVRSICSYNRKRHYENMDRKNGGSDSEDADEGIDLGQVRVQPNPEERSLLLSFTPNYTMVTRKGVPVRIQAAEQDIFVDERQKAWDIDTNRLYEQLEPVGSNAWTYGFTEPDPLDGIIDVFKSEIVNIPFARYVRSEKAKTRQDNDTATSPKPDIKQEENTTNSTEDGLQESFNKKRRLVSGDSSSEAGEGSAGVKKSKLLADEIAPPNAEVKKEPGTSGTTDASDSDCRAVDMEIESPSLQQQQQQRLTNGIASASPPLGAFDPRGTVRDAAQVLQRKRDSSYEDECYTRDEASLYLVNESQDSLARRCIALSNIFRNLTFVPGNETVLAKSTRFLAVLGRLLLLNHEHLRRTPKTRNYDREEDTDFSDSCSSLQGEREWWWDYLITIRENMLVAMANIAGHLELSRYDELIARPLIDGLLHWAVCPSAHGQDPFPSCGPNSALSPQRLALEALCKLCVTDANVDLVIATPPFSRLEKLCAVLTRHLCRNEDQVLREFSVNLLHYLAAADSAMARTVALQSPCISYLVAFIEQAEQTALGVANQHGLNFLRENPDSMGTSLDMLRRAAGTLLHLAKHPDNQSLFMQQEQRLLGLVMSHILDQQVALVISRVLYRVSRGASRMHSVEFRLLQQRQQQQQLQQLRPSENQALAASAEAAAAAATAAAAAASGSGVKLESGSGEPNADPLSGVDVKPSPAATSTTLSTSGSGMISSAINDENSNSSQQLPPAATFNDVSNSSTNSNSCGTASSNQTNNSTTNSSSNSSNSLGSQSTSTMNNAPTTPAAHITPPSVTEQQQQQQQQQQQQQQVSKAAATAALVSSNLSGSLSNATSAASAAPPPSSSSSASAASATAVSQPAAAPPPTNAGTTTAVA; via the exons ATGAATGAGAAAATAAAGTCGCCGTCAACCCAGGGAGGTGCTGGGGCCGGAACCcccgctgctgctccgccCTCGGCATCTGGAAGTgcggccgccgcagcagcagcggcagccagcagtgGTGCAGGTGGTGCCAGTGTCGGTGCCAATTCCGCATCCACGCCACCCACTTCCGGCCCACCCAcgcccaacaacaacggcagcgATCCGATCATACAGCAAAATGTCGGAGTGCCGCACCCCTACGGCGCCCCGCCACCGCCTGGTTCGGCACCAGGTGCACCACCGGACCCGGCGGCGGTTATGCACTACCACCAtctgcaccagcagcagcagcaacaacaacaacagcagcagcagcatccgccgccaccgccccaCATGCAGCATCACGGCGGGCCGGCGCCGCCGCCAGGAGCACCTGAGCATGCGCCCGGCGTGAAGGACGAGTACGGTGCGGCAGTGGCTCACCTGCCACCGCCCCACGCTCATCCTGCCTACGCACGGTACCACTCTGGCGACCCCAACATGGATCCCTACCGCTACGGTCAGCCACCGCCCGGCGGCAAGCTCCCGCAgccccatcagcagcagcagcaaccacaacagcagcagcagcagccgccgggTGCGGGAGGCTCTCCCAATCggccgccacagcagcagcagcaacgttACATCCCTGGCCAGCCGCCGCAGgggcccacgcccacgctgaACTCCTTGCTGCAGTCCTCGAatccgccgccgcccccgcaGCACCGCTATGCGAATAGCTACGATCCCCAACAAGCAGCctcggcagcggcggcggcggcagcagcagcccaacaacaacaacaggcggGCGGACCCCCGCCTCCTCCACCAGGACATGGACCGCCTCCGCCGCAGCATCAGCCATCGCCGTACGGAGCGCAACAGGGCGGCTGGGCACCGCCCCCCCGACCCTACAGTCCACAACTGGGGCCGTCGCAGCAGTATAGGACGCCACCACCG ACGAACACTTCCAGGGGTCAATCGCCCTATCCGCCAGCTCACGGTCAAAATTCAGGTTCCTATCCTAGttcgccgcagcagcagcaggcacaggcacaacagcagcaggcgggtCAGCAGCCTGGTAGCGCGGGACCGGGAGGACCTCCGCCGGGCGCcgcacagcaacagccgcagcagaacACACCGCCAACATCTCAATATTCGCCGTACCCGCAACGATACCCCACTCCGCCTGGACTGCCGGCCGCGGGACCCAATCATCGAACTGCCTACTCGACGCACCAG TATCCGGAACCGAATCGGCCCTGGCCCGGCGGCTCTTCGCCCAGTCCTGGTCCCGGACATCCATTGCCGCCCGCCTCCCCGCACCATGTGCCGCAGCctctgcaacaacaacagcagcccccTCCGCCGCATGCCGCCGCCGGAGGACCCCCACCCAGCAGCCCAGGCCATGCGCCCAGTCCCTCGCCACAGCCCTCGCAGGCATCCCCCTCGCCGCATCAG GAGCTGATTGGACAGAACAGCAACGACAGCTCTAGCGGCGGGGCGCACAGTGGCATGGGCTCCGGTCCTCCCGGCACACCCAATCCCCAGCAAGTCATGCGGCCCACCCCCTCACCCACTGGCTCATCCGGATCGCGTTCCATGTCCCCAGCAGTGG CACAAAATCATCCAATCTCGCGTCCGGCGAGCAACCAGTCGAGCAGCGGTGGTCCCATGCAGCAGCCACCCGTAGGAGCCGGTCCACCACCAATGCCCCCTCATCCGGGTCTACCCGGCGGGCCGCCGCCTCAGCAGCAatctcagcagcagcagcaggcctcGAACTCCGCCTCATCCGCGAGCAACTCGCCGCAACAGACCCCGCCACCGGGCCCGCCGCCCAGTCAAGGAATGAACAACATGGGCACGCCCCCACCTCCACCTCAGGGTGCGTCCGGCGGGGGCTACCCGATGCCGCCGCACATGCACGGAGGCTACAAGATGGGCGGACCGGGCCAGAGTCCGGGAGCGCAAGGCTATCCcccgcagcagccgcagcaataTCCACCAG GCAACTACCCGCCACGGCCGCAGTATCCGCCGGGGGCCTACGCAACCGGACCCCCACCGCCACCAACCAGCCAAGGCGCCGGAGGAGCCAACAGCATGCCAACTGGAGCCCAGGGCGGTGGCTATCCGGGACGCTCCATGCCCAATCACAGCGGCGGAAGTCCACACGGGCAATATCCGCCGTATCAGTGGGTGCCGCCGTCGCCGCAGCAACAAGCCGGTGCTCCACCGGGCGGTACGATGGTTGGCAATCACGTGCAGGGCAAGGGCACACCGCCGCCTCCGGTGGTGGGTCCACCGCCTCCTCAAGGCAGTGGCTCGCCACGCCCACTCAACTATCTGAAGCAGCATTTACAGCACAAAGGTGGCTACGGAGGCAGCCCCACGCCACAGCAGGGCGTGCCGCAAGGCTACGGCAACGGCCCGACCGGAATGCACCCTGGCATGCCAATGGGTCCGCCCCACCACATGGGCCCGCCGCACGGGCCCACCAACATGGGTCCGCCCACGAGCACCCCGCCCCAGTCGATGCTCGGGGGCCAGGGACAGCCGCCCGGCGGCCCGGACAGCGGAGGCCCCGAGCACATATCGCAGGACAACGGGATAAGCTCTTCAGGCCCGACGGGCGCCTCCGGGCTGCACCCGGTCACGGCGGTGGTCACCACTGGTCCCGATGGGACGCCCATGGATGAAGTCAGTCAACAGAGCACGCTCTCGAATGCATCAGCGG CATCCGGCGAAGATCCCCAATGCACCACACCAAAGTCGCGCAAGAATGATCCTTATAGCCAAAGTCATTTAGCCCCACCGAGTACGTCGCCGCATCCCGTTGTGATGCATCCGGGCGGCGGCGGTCCCGGCGAGGAGTTCGACATGAGTTCGCCACCCAATTGGCCGCGTCCGGCTGGCAGCCCG CAGGTGTTCAACAGCCACGTGCCCGTGCAGCAGGAGCCCTTCCGCAGCACCACAAAGAAGTCGGATTCCCTGTGCAAGCTGTACGAAATGGACGACAATCCGGACAGGCGAGGATGGCTGGACAAGCTGCGGTCGTTCATGGAGGAGCGACGGACGCCGATCACCGCCTGCCCAACCATCTCAAAACAGCCACTCGATTTATATAggttatatatttatgtaaaagAACGTGGCGGATTCGTCGAG GTGACCAAGAGCAAGACCTGGAAGGACATTGCCGGGCTACTGGGAATCGGGGCCAGCAGCAGTGCGGCCTACACGCTGCGGAAGCACTACACCAAGAATCTGCTGACCTTCGAGTGCCACTTTGACCGCGGCGACATCGATCCCCTGCCCATCATCCAGCAGGTGGAGGCCGGCAGCAAGAAGAAGACGGTCAAGGCCGCCTCCGTCCCCTCGCCA GGTGGTGGCCATTTGGATGCTGGGACAACCAACTCGACAGGCTCGTCGAACTCGCAGGACTCATTCCCGGCCCCGCCAGGCGCCGCCCCGAACGCCGCGATCGATGGCTATGCCGGCTATCCGGTGGGCGGCAGTCCATACCCCGTGGGCGCCAGCGGGCCGCAGCCGGACTATGCGGCGGCTGGCCAGATGCAGCGCCCGCCCTCGCAGAATAACCCGCAGACACCTCATCCCG GCGCCGCCGTAGCTGTTGCCGCCGTCGGCGATAATATAAGTGTGAGCAATCCCTTCGAGGATCCCATTGCTGGCGCTGGTCCTGGctctggtcctggccctggtcctggtccaggTGCAAGTGcaggtggtgctgctgttgctgctgttgcgggtGGGgccctgccaccgccacctcccCATTCACCGCACGCCACCCAGCAGTCGGCcgcgcagcagcaacagcagcagcagcagcatccccaGCATCCGGGCCTAGCCGGGCCGCcgacacagcagcagcagcagcagcagtcgcagtcgcagccacCCCAGCCGCCGGGTGCTCCACCGGCGGGtgcaccacagcagcagcagcaacatgggcctgggcctgggcctgggccggTGCCTCCCTCGCCGCAGCacctgccgcagcagcagcagcacgtgCGCCCAGCCGCAGGAGCACCTTATCCGCAAGGTGGCTCCGCTTATCCAACGCCTGTGTCTAGAACGCCAG GCTCTCCCTATCCATCACAACCAGGAGCTTATGGGCAGTACGGTGCGAGCGATCAGTACAATGCCACGGGGCCGCCTGGCCAGCCGTTTGGACAGGGCCAAGGACAGTATCCGCCACAGAACCGCAATATGTACCCTCCCTACGGGCCGGAGGGGGAAGC TCCACCGGCTGGTGCCAATCAGTATGGACCCTATGGCAGTCGGCCGTACAGTCAGCCCCCGCCAGGGGGGCCCCAGCCGCCGGCGCAAGCAGTTGCGGGTGGGCCGCCCACGAGTGGATCGCCTGTGGCGCCACCCACTGGCGGCTATGCACCAGGAACACCCACGCAGCAGGACTACTATCGACCACCACCCGATCAG AGCCCGCAGCCGCGAAGGCATCCCGACTTCATCAAGGATCCACAGCCGTATCCAGGCTACAATGCAAGACCACAGATTTACG GTGCATGGCAAGGCGGTGCGCAGCAGTATCGACCCCAGTACCCGACCTCTCCCGCACCTCAGTCCTGGGGCAGTGCTCCGCCCCGCGGGGCAGCACCTCCGCCTGGGGCACCGCACGGTCCGCCGATACAACAGCCAGCAGGAGTGGCCCAGTGGGAGCAGCACAGGTATCCGCCACAGCAGgccccgccgccgcctccccaacagcagcagcagcaacaacaacagccaccaTACCAGCAGGTGGCACCAcccggccagcagcagccgcaggcgCCTCCCCAGTGGGCCCAGATGAACGCTAGCCAGCCCACGCAGCCGGGCATAGCTCCTCCAGGATCCCCGCTGAGGCCCCCGTCTGGCCCGGCaagtcagcagcagcggatgcCCGGCATGCCTGGCATGCCACCCCAGCAGCAGGCTCCGGGAAGCCAGCAGCCACCCCAGCAACCGCCACACGGAGGCGGCATCCCCTCGCCAGGCATGCCCCAGGTGCCCGGGGGGATGGTGAAGCCACCGTATGCCATGCCACCGCCGCCATCTCAGACGGTGGGCCAGCCCGTCGGTCAGCCGGCACCCGGCGTTGGAATGATTCCGCAGAAACAGCCGCCCATCGTCGGTCCGGGAATGCCGCAGACGCTGCAGCAGCCACCtccccaccagcagcatccacatccgcattcgcaccagcagcacccacAGCATCCACAGCATCCCCAGCACccccagcatcagcaccagctgCCGCCtaatcaacagcagcagcccggcGGCTATGCTCCGCAGGTGCCCGTAGGCGGTCCTGGGGCTCAGTTGGTGAAGAAGGAGCTGATCTTCCCGCACGACAGCGTGGAGTCGACGACCCCGGTGCTGTACAGGAGGAAGCGATTAACCAAGTCGGATGTGTGCCCAGTGGATCCGTGGCGGATATTCATGGCCATGCGATCTGGACTGCTGACAGAGTGCACGTGGGCCCTGGACGTGCTCAATGTGCTACTCTTCGACGACTCCACGGTGCAATTCTTCGGCATCTCGAATCTGCCTGGcctgctgacgctgctgctggagcacTTCCAGAAGAATCTCGCCGAGATGTTCGACGAACGCTGTGAGGAGCCACTGGACGAGGCGGAAGACGACGCGGACAGTGGCACGGTGATGTGCTCGGGTGGCCTCGAGCGCAGGGTGCGGGGCGGACGACAGACGCGCTGTGTGCGGAGCATCTGCAGCTACAACCGGAAGCGCCACTACGAGAATATGGACCGGAAGAACGGCGGCAGCGACTCCGAGGACGCCGACGAAGGCATCGATCTGGGCCAGGTGAGAGTGCAACCCAACCCCGAAGAGCGATCCCTGCTGCTCTCCTTCACGCCCAACTACACGATGGTCACCAGGAAGGGTGTGCCCGTGCGCATTCAGGCGGCGGAGCAGGACATCTTCGTCGACGAGCGCCAGAAGGCGTGGGACATTGACACCAACAGGCTGTACGAACAGCTGGAGCCGGTGGGCAGCAATGCCTGGACCTACGGCTTCACCGAGCCAGATCCCCTCGACGGCATCATCGACGTCTTCAAGTCTGAGATCGTAAACATTCCATTCGCACGCTATGTCCGCTCCGAGAAGGCGAAAACGCGGCAGGACAATGACACGGCCACCAGCCCCAAGCCGGACATCAAGCAGGAGGAGAACACGACGAATAGCACTGAGGATGGGCTCCAGGAGTCCTTCAACAAGAAGCGCCGCCTGGTCAGCGGCGACAGCAGCAGTGAAGCCGGCGAAGGATCTGCCGGTGTCAAGAAATCCAAGCTGCTGGCTGACGAGATCGCCCCGCCAAACGCCGAGGTGAAAAAGGAACCGGGAACCTCCGGGACGACGGACGCCAGTGACAGCGATTGTCGCGCCGTCGACATGGAGATCGAGTCGCCCAgcctgcagcaacagcaacagcagcgtcTAACCAACGGAATAGCCTCCGCCTCCCCGCCCTTGGGCGCCTTCGATCCCAGAGGGACGGTGCGGGATGCGGCGCAAGTGCTGCAGCGGAAACGCGACTCCAGCTACGAGGACGAGTGCTACACGCGGGACGAGGCATCGCTCTACCTGGTGAACGAGAGCCAGGACTCGCTTGCACGCCGCTGCATCGCTCTCTCGAACATTTTCCGCAATCTGACCTTCGTGCCCGGCAACGAGACGGTGCTGGCCAAGTCGACGCGATTCCTGGCCGTCCTGgggcgcctgctgctgctgaaccACGAGCACCTGCGGCGCACCCCCAAGACGCGCAACTACGACCGAGAGGAGGACACCGACTTCAGCGACTCGTGCAGCTCGCTGCAGGGGGAGCGCGAGTGGTGGTGGGACTACCTGATCACCATTCGGGAGAACATGCTGGTGGCGATGGCCAACATAGCCGGCCACCTGGAGCTCTCCCGCTACGACGAGCTGATCGCCCGCCCACTCATCGACGGACTGCTTCACTGGGCTGTATGTCCCAGCGCCCACGGCCAGGACCCGTTCCCCTCGTGCGGCCCCAACTCTGCGCTCTCCCCGCAGCGCCTTGCGCTCGAGGCGCTTTGCAAGCTGTGCGTGACGGATGCGAACGTGGACCTGGTCATTGCGACGCCACCGTTCTCCCGCCTCGAGAAGCTGTGCGCGGTGCTGACGCGCCACCTGTGCCGCAACGAGGACCAGGTGCTGCGCGAGTTCTCTGTGAATCTGCTGCACTACCTGGCGGCGGCGGACAGTGCCATGGCGCGGACGGTGGCCCTGCAGTCGCCATGCATTTCGTATCTGGTGGCCTTCATCGAGCAGGCCGAGCAGACGGCCCTGGGCGTGGCCAACCAGCACGGACTCAACTTCCTGCGGGAGAACCCCGACTCGATGGGCACCAGCCTGGACATGCTGCGGCGGGCGGCCGGCACTCTGCTGCACCTGGCCAAGCATCCGGACAACCAGTCTCTCTTcatgcagcaggagcagcggctCCTAGGGCTGGTCATGTCCCACATTCTCGACCAGCAGGTGGCCCTGGTCATCTCCCGGGTGCTGTACCGCGTGTCGCGCGGAGCCAGCCGGATGCACTCGGTGGAGTTCAGACTCttgcagcagcgacagcagcagcaacagctgcagcagctgcgtcCTTCGGAGAATCAAGCTCTGGCCGCAAGTGcggaagcagcagccgccgcagcaacagcagctgcagcggcagccagtGGCAGCGGTGTGAAATTGGAGTCTGGGAGTGGAGAACCGAACGCTGATCCGCTGAGTGGCGTCGATGTCAAGCCCTCGCCAGCAGCCACATCCACGACTTTGTCCACATCCGGCAGCGGAATGATCTCCTCGGCGATCAATGAtgagaacagcaacagcagccagcagctgccgccgGCAGCCACCTTCAACGACgtgagcaacagcagcaccaacagcaacagctgcggGACGGCCAGCAGCAACCAGACCAACAACAGtaccaccaacagcagcagtaacagcagcaacagcctaGGCAGCCAGTCCACCTCCACCATGAACAATGCCCCGACCACGCCAGCAGCACACATAACTCCACCATCGGTcaccgagcagcagcagcagcaacagcaacagcagcagcagcagcagcaggtgagCAAAGCCGCCGCCACAGCCGCACTGGTGTCCTCGAACCTCAGCGGGAGCCTGAGCAATGCCACTTCAGCTGCATCTGCAGCGCCGCcaccatcctcctcctcctcagcgAGTGCGGCCTCGGCCACGGCCGTGTCGCAACCGGCGGCGGCACCACCGCCAACGAATGCAGGAACGACGACAGCCGTTGCGTAG